Genomic segment of Streptococcus pneumoniae:
ACTGCTTTTTTAAACCGTCAACTGCAGCAATCTTTGCTAAACGTCCGAGCGTCTGACATTGCAGGGGAGTTGCTTCTTGAACTTAGTTTGCCCTTATTGACCTTTTTCTTGGCTGAAGAGATGCATGTCTCGGGTATTATTGCCGTTGTGGTAGCGGGGATTTTCAAGGCTAGCCGATTTAAGAAAATTACGCTCCTAGAAGCTCAAGTGGACACGGTGACAGACACGGTCTGGCATACCATTTCCTTTATGCTGAATGGTTCTGTCTTTGTGATTTTAGGGATGGAGCTGCAAATGATTGCAGAACCGATTTTACGTAGTCCGATTTATGATAACCTCTTTCTCGTAGTGACCATTGTGCTTCTTACGCTGATTCTCTTTGCCATTCGGTTTGTCATGATTTATGGGTTTTATCTCATCAGGGGAAAACGTCTGAAAAAGAAAACGGGCAATTATCTCAAGGATATTTTGATTTTGACCTTTTCAGGGGTAAAGGGGACGGTGTCGATTGCGACTATTCTTTTGATTCCAACGGCGCTGGAGCAGGAAAATCCACTCTTGCTGTTCTTAGTTGCTGGGGTGACCATGTTGAGCTTTTTAGTGGGCTTATTGGTCTTGCCACGCTTGTCAGCGGACAAGGAAGAATCGTCAGACTACCTCATGCATATCGCCATTTTAAATGATGTCGTTTTGGAATTAGAAGAAGAACTCAAGCACACCAAGGTCAAAGGACCACTTTATGCTGCGATTGACAATTACCAAGGTCGGATTGAAAATCTGATTTTGGAGCAGGAAGATAAGACGATCCGAAGAGATTTGGCGAGTTTGCAGCTTCTTATTCTCAGTATTGAAAATGACGGTCTTGAGCAAGCTTATGAGGAAGGCAAGATTAGCAACCGTGCTTATTATCTCTATCAGCGCTATCTACGGACCATGGAGCAGAGGATTAACCGAACCTTGGTTTCGCGCTTTACTTACTTTTTGATTGTCTTTTGGCGAATTTTTCGCTTGATGATTCATGAAGTGCTCACTTTTGGCTCTACGATTCGTTCTTGGTTGAAAAAAGACAAGGCTTATGTCCATAAGGAAGACGCAGAAGCCATTGCAGAGCTGTATTTGTCAAATACTGAAGTCATTATGGAAAGTTTGGACCATTTGAAAGGGATTTACAAACATTCTCTCATCAATTTCTTGCAGGATTCGCGGATTCGAAAGACGGCAATTATCGGCAGTGGTGCTTTTATCGAGCGGGTTATCACGCGCCTAAAGCCTACGAATATCGAGGAAATGCTGAGAGGTTACTACTTAGAGCGCAAACTCATTTTTGAATATGAAGAGCAAAAATTGATTTCGCCAAGCTATGCTAAACGCTTGCGGCAAAATGTCAATAATTTGGAGAATTATTCCCTGAAAGAGGTGGTGAATACCCTGCCTTATGACATGCTTAATTACGCTCGAAATAAATAAAAAGGAATTGGACAGTGGTTCAATTCCTTTTCATCTAGCCTAACCAATCATTGCAATTTTACCTTTTGCGCGCTATACTGGTAGTAGATCATTATGAAACGGATTTCATAGAGAGATAGTATGGTCATTTAGTTTTCATTTATTACATCGTTAACTCGTCTTGCTTCAACAGTCCAGTGGACTGTTGAAGGTTGGAAATTAGGATTATGAAATAATCCTCATCTAAGTCTGTGAGACTGTTGGAGGTGGGAAATAGGGATTATGAAATAATCCTCAGTTTACCCCAGTTCTGCCTCCGGCTCGTTGTCTCGTACTAAATCAAAACTAAACAACTATAAAGAGAAAGAGTGGATAAAATGGCATATATAGAAGTAAAGGGACTCGCCAAGTATTACCAAATGGGGGAGACACGGATTTCAGCCAATAAGGACGTATCTTTTGAGATTGAAAAGGGAGAGTTAGTAGTGATTTTGGGCTCCTCTGGTGCTGGGAAATCAACGCTTCTCAATATTTTAGGCGGTATGGATCAGTGCGATGAGGGAGAAGTTTGGATTGACGGGACGGATATTGCTCGCTTTAGTGAACGTAAGCGCACGGCTTATCGGCGAGAAGATGTTGGCTTTGTCTTTCAATTTTATAACCTTGTGGCAAATCTCACGGCTAAAGAAAATGTAGAATTGGCAACAGAATTGGTCGCAAATGGTATGGATGTGATAGATATTTTAGAAAAAGTGGGTCTTAGCCACCGTATGGATAATTTTCCTGCCCAATTATCAGGAGGAGAACAACAGCGAGTAGCAATTGCGCGTGCGGTTGCCAAGCGCCCTAAGATGCTGCTTTGTGATGAGCCGACAGGGGCTTTAGATTACCAAACAGGCAAGCAAGTACTCCAAATTCTCCAAGAAATGTCAAGAAACGAGGGAGCGACGGTCATTATTGTCACCCATAATGCAGCGCTGGCAGCCATTGCTGATCGAGTGATTCGTATGCGAGATGCGACGGTGCAGTCGGTGGAGCTGCAGTCTCATCCAGCGGATATTTTGACCTTGGAATATTAGGAGGTGAGTATGGCAAAAAGGATATACTATAAGGACCTGAGACAGTCCATCACTTCCTCAAAGGGGCGTTTTTTCTCCATTTTTAGCTTGATGATGATTGGGGCGATGACCTTGATGGGATTAAAAGTCA
This window contains:
- a CDS encoding sodium:proton antiporter: MAILFYALIFLLVLIVSNATNKLFPRLPLPLIQILLGILIGFCLPQGKFHLDTEVFLALVIGPLLFREAEESDITSILKHWKIVLYLIFPVIFVSTLSLGFLAHSLWLTLPFSACLAVGAALGPTDLVAFASLSERFSFPKRVENILKGEGLLNDASGLVAFQVALAAWTTGSFSLGKASISLLLSIAGGFAIGVLTAFLNRQLQQSLLNVRASDIAGELLLELSLPLLTFFLAEEMHVSGIIAVVVAGIFKASRFKKITLLEAQVDTVTDTVWHTISFMLNGSVFVILGMELQMIAEPILRSPIYDNLFLVVTIVLLTLILFAIRFVMIYGFYLIRGKRLKKKTGNYLKDILILTFSGVKGTVSIATILLIPTALEQENPLLLFLVAGVTMLSFLVGLLVLPRLSADKEESSDYLMHIAILNDVVLELEEELKHTKVKGPLYAAIDNYQGRIENLILEQEDKTIRRDLASLQLLILSIENDGLEQAYEEGKISNRAYYLYQRYLRTMEQRINRTLVSRFTYFLIVFWRIFRLMIHEVLTFGSTIRSWLKKDKAYVHKEDAEAIAELYLSNTEVIMESLDHLKGIYKHSLINFLQDSRIRKTAIIGSGAFIERVITRLKPTNIEEMLRGYYLERKLIFEYEEQKLISPSYAKRLRQNVNNLENYSLKEVVNTLPYDMLNYARNK
- a CDS encoding ABC transporter ATP-binding protein, translated to MAYIEVKGLAKYYQMGETRISANKDVSFEIEKGELVVILGSSGAGKSTLLNILGGMDQCDEGEVWIDGTDIARFSERKRTAYRREDVGFVFQFYNLVANLTAKENVELATELVANGMDVIDILEKVGLSHRMDNFPAQLSGGEQQRVAIARAVAKRPKMLLCDEPTGALDYQTGKQVLQILQEMSRNEGATVIIVTHNAALAAIADRVIRMRDATVQSVELQSHPADILTLEY